Genomic DNA from Polyodon spathula isolate WHYD16114869_AA chromosome 8, ASM1765450v1, whole genome shotgun sequence:
TAACAGTACATTATCTCCTTACAGTACAGTTTCTCTTTGTGTAACAGTACAGTTTctcaacagtacagtatttctgtgtgtaacagtacatTATCTCTGtgtgtaatagcacagtatctctgtgtgtaacagtacagtatctctgtgtgtaacagtacatTATCTCTGtgtgtaatagcacagtatctctgtgtgtaacagtacggtatctctgtgtgtaacagtacagtatttcaacagtacagtatctctgtgtgtaacagtacagtttctcaacagtacagtatatctgtgTGTAACAATACACTCTGTGTGTAACagcacagtatctctgtgtgtaacagtacagtatttcaacagtacagtatctctgtgtgtaacaatacagtatctctgtgtgtaacagtacagtatctccCTGTGTAACAGTACggtatctctgtgtgtaacagtacagtatttcaacactacagtatctctgtgtgtaacaatacagtatctctgtgtgtaacagtacagtatctccCTGTGTAACAGTACggtatctctgtgtgtaacagtacagtatttcaacactacagtatctctgtgtgtaacagtacagtatttctgtgtgtaacagtacatTATCTCTGtgtgtaatagcacagtatctctgtgtgtaacagtacagtatctctgtgtgtaacagtacagtatttcaacagtacattatctctgtgtgtaacagtgcagtatttcaacagtacagtatctctgtgtgtaacagtacagttTCTCAACAGTACAGTACctttgtgtgtaacagtacactctgtgtgtaacagcacagtatctctgtgtgtaacagtacagtatttcaactgtatagtatctctgtgtgtaacaatacagtatctctgtgtgtaacagtacagtatctccCTGTGTAACAGTACGGTATCTctgtgtaacagtacagtatttcaacagtacagtatctctgtgtgtaacagtacagtatctctgtgtgtaacagtacagtatttctgtgtgtaacagtacatTATCTCTGTATGTAATagcacagtatctctgtgtgtaacagtacagtatctctgtgtgtaacagtacagtatttcaatagtacagtatttctgtgtgtaacagtacatTATCTCTGtgtgtaatagcacagtatctctgtgtgtaacagtacagtatctctgtgtgtaacagtacagtatctctgtgtgtaatagcacagtatctctgtgtgtaacagtacagtatctctgtgtgtaacagtacactctgtgtgtaacagcacagtatctctgtgtgcaacagtacagtatttcaacagtacagtatctctgtgtgtaacaatacagtatctctgtgtgtaacagtacagtatctccCTGTGTAACAGTACggtatctctgtgtgtaacaatacagtatttcaacagtacagtatctctgtgtgtaacagtacagtatctctgtgtgtaatagcacagtatctctgtgtgtaacagtacagtatctctgtgtgtaacagtacagtatttcaacagtacagtatttctgtgtgtaacagtacatTATCTCtgtgtaatagcacagtatctctgtgtgtaacagtacagtatctctgtgtgtaacagtacatTATCTCTGtgtgtaatagcacagtatctctgtgtgtaacagtacggtatctctgtgtgtaacagtacagtatttcaacagtacagtatttctgtgTAACAGTACattatctctgtgtgtaacagtacagtatctctgtgtgtaacagtacagtatctctgtgtgtaacagtacagtatttctaacagtacagtatctctgcGTGTAACAGTACGGTttcaacagtacagtatttctgtgtgtaacagtacatTATCTCtgtgtgtaatagcacagtgtctctgtgtgtaacagtacagtatttcaacagtacagtatctctgtgtgtaacagtacagtatttcaacactacagtatctctgtgtgtaacagtacagttTCTCAACAGTACAGTAcctctgtgtgtaacagtacactctgtgtgtaacagcacagtatctctgtgtgtaacagtacagtatttcaacactacagtatctctgtgtgtaacagtacagtatttcaacagtacagtatctctgtgtgtaacagtacagtatctctgtgtgtaatagcacagtatctctgtgtgtaacaatacagtatctctgtgtgtaacagtacagtatttcaacagtatagtatctctgtgtgtaacagtacagtatttcaacagtacagtatctctgtgtgtaacagtacagtatttcaacagtacagtatctctgtgtgtaacagcacagtatctctgtgtgtaacagtacagtatttcaacagtacagtatctctgtgtgtaacagtacagtatttcaacagtacagtatctctgtgtgtaatagcacagtatctctgtgtgtaacaatacagtatctctgtgtgtaacagtacagtatctccCTGTGTAACAGTACGGTATCTCTGTgggtaacagtacagtatttcaacagtacagtatctctgtgtgtaacagtacagtatctctatgtgtaatagcacagtatctctgtgtgtaacagtacagtatctctgtgagtaacagtacagtatctccCTGTTAACTTACACTGcattatatgctatatatattttgttaaaccAGCCTGTTCCCCTATTCTATTGTCCACAGCCACAGGGCTCATTGAATACCCTTGTTATATTACTTGACAATCAGCTGAGACAGTGGTAGCTGGACGTTCACGTGTACTGTAGTTGCTGCTGTACTGTAGTCAGTGTCTAACTTTATTATCAAGATCATCTCTTCACCCCAGTTTTCCAGGAAAATAGATGACTAGCTTACCAGAGTACACAAGATTTTTAGAGATGACTACCTTGTAGGGCTGCAGTGACGGGTACCtcgaccttcgaaggttcggaacacattactgaaggaaggttcgaacctttgaTGGTTCAGTTTAAGGGCctctgtttgtttcttgttttgtttgattgtttttttaaaataaagtatataagATTTTGGTGTTGATGTTAAAGAACAAGAATGAAACAACACAAGCTCTTGATGTAGTTGTTTTTAGTGGGGGGAAAGCAATGCTACATAAAGAGAAATCTACTTTGTACAGTGTGGTGTAAGTATCTGTTAGTGAAGCTACAACTACTGTAGCTAGTTTGTAAATTTGACAATTATATTACTAATGTGTCTTTTCCTTTACTAGGTTTTTACCCCCTCAACCTCCTGATGTATCAATGTTTGCTGACATAATAGGCTCGTGTTTCTCTACAGCTGTGGTGGGGTATGCTGTGGCTGTTTCAGTGGCAAAGGTGTATTCTATAAAACATGACTATCAAATTGATGGCAATCAGGTGAGTCTAGTCTATAAAGACAATAGAGGCATTAAGTGGTCTTAATGGACCTGGAATTTCATGAAATTAAAGAAGTAGGATAGAagatgagattttaaaaaaatgaaaatggatgAAAGAACAGTATACTTCTTACCTCAAAATATCTCATTGggcaattaagctttttaatgtgCTACTGTAATTTAACATTCTTAGAAATTATGCAAAGTTTAATATAACTGTAgctatttgtattacatttttagcTAAAACATTAGCAAACCTAATGCATGATTTGTTCAGTGAGAGTAGAGGAAATGTCCACAGACTTCAAAGGAACAAACTGACTGTTTCATTTTACAGGAGCTTGTTTCCTTTGGTGTCAGCAACATATTTGGAGGATCTTTCTCTGGCTTTTTTGGCTGCACAGCATTATCACGATCTGCTGTCCAGGAGAGCACTGGTGGACAGACTCAGGTATTGTCTGCAGTGGTTATATTGTATGAAGCTCTGTTACACTGGATTCTTTTTTCCCTGTAATTCTGCACTAATAATAAACATAGGATATTTGGAGTTCCTTGAGTTGTTTTGTGTAGTAGTCGCTCAGTACCTGTGGTATTGGGAGAATTCAACAAACTACACTTCCAGCCAATAAATATACAAGTATGTAGCTCAGAATTAAAACTTTACTCTGACATCATTGTTAAGGGTCAGGGTAATCTTTGTGTGCTTTTTAATACTTTTGACAAGATCGCCTCTTGCATTCCCACGACCTCTGACGCTAACCCTGATCGCTGTGAGGAGTTTGCCTCGTGCTTcagcaaaaaaatttaaattataagGGCATCATTTCCATCAGCAATTAACACCTCTGATGCATATATATTGTCTGATCCCGCTATCTGTTCTTTCAGATTTTTTGCGTGTCTCTTCCACAGATACATGTGGGTTGATCAGTAAGTCCAGGGATTCCGCCTGTCTTATTGACCCGTGTCCCAACAGTACTTTTAAACTTTGCACTGATTACTTTGTCCCCTTCCAGTACAAAGGCTTTGTCCCTCCAGCACTAAAACAAGCCATTGTTAAACCAATTCTAAAAAAAGCTTTGCTGGACCAAGCAGTGTTTAGAAACTTTCATCCTATATCTATCTCCCTTTTCTGGCTAAGCTACTTGAGAGAGCTGTTGCCGACCAGTTGCTCTCTTATCTCTCACAAAATAATATAATGGAAAAATTTCAATCTGAGTTTATAATGTCACATAGTACTGAAACTGTGATGTGATGGAATGCTGATGAGGGTGCTCTCTCAGTACTGGTTCTTTTAGTACTGCTGCGTTTGACACCATCGACCATCAGATTATCCTGAAGCGTCTTGAAAATCTTTGTAAAATCTTTGTagtttgaaaatatctaaaaataatacaatataaatgatgtaaaatctatatatatttaaaaaataacacatgcttTTCTTTGCAGATTGCTGGATTTCTCTCTGCCTTGAtagtatttattgtaattgtcGCTCTGGGGAACCTGTTAGAGCCTCTGCAGAAGGTACACTTCAATTATTTCATATTGCTTGCTATTAAAACCATATAATTGAATTACAGTACCAAACCCAACCCCTTGCTGTGCATTTGAAATTCATGCTGACTTCTTTTGCAGTCAGTACTGGCAGCCATAGTCATTGCCAACCTCAAAGGAATGTTCATGCAGGTCCTTGACGTTCCGCGTCTTTGGAGGCAGAACAAGACTGACTCTGTGAGTTATACAGAAATCTCATTCCCATTCTTTTACACTAGTATATTCTACAATTGACAAGataagttacattttgtttattttctagatTATTTGGGTCGTGACGTGTGCTGCATCCATAATTCTGGGTCTTGATCTCGGGCTGTTGGCTGGTCTTGTCTTTGAGCTCGCCACAGTTGTGATCAGAACACAGTTGTAAGTCTCTTTTATGCTGTTATGTGATTAAAGCTGTTAATGGTTTTCCATATgatctaaaacaacaaaaagaattaacaaacaaaaagaattaacactaaacgaaacacactaacaaacagcggacgaacagacaaacacaaaattatgatttacttaatgtttgcactttctcctctccacacccgttctccactcactgaacacacaaccccgagtaagtgaaaacatgctgcttttatacagctgtaccgagacttgactgctaatcaatcattcaattggagtcttggtacaactgcacgtgaattaataaaagtgcaattccccgtgctcacatattattttacctgcacgtgaagtgctgtgcaatcctcgtgcctaaatacaaatatacattttaaacactcatgctcgtaacccatatttatatctcGTGTATACATAAactccaacattaacacactacatacaacataaaacacaaataaacataaaggggcaggacactccgccacacacttatacacacagtacctttttgtaGACCACACGGGTCTCTCCTCTATGTGGCTTCCTCAGCCTGGCACACAGAACTGACTGCAGGGTTTCCACCCCCTTTATGCAGGGGGATATTGGAGCCAGGTTTTCTTCTCTGGCtcctcccatggcattctggggaatgtaatGTCCCTCACTATCTCTCCTCCCTCTACTCTGCCACATTATATTCCGGCGTGAACGGGATGTCACTCAGGCCTAAAATTTACACTGTAATTACTTCTCCCAAAGGCAAACATGCATTTAATTTCAAATCAAAGGAGGTCCAGGTCTGGTGTGTTTGATTTAATATGGAATGACCTAATACCATTAAGGTATTCAATTCTTTACATGTCTATggtgactttttatttatttttatttttttgctatccCAGCCCCACTTGTGCTGCTCTTGGGAATGTTCCAGGCACTGACATTTACAAGAATATAAAGGACTACAAGAATGTAAGAAAAGTGTATTGCTGTAGTAATATATCCTGTTCCTTCTGTCAGAATAAATACTAGTGTCTTTGCAGCAGACATTAGACCAAGATAGTAGATGGTGGGGATTGCAATGTTTTCATCTACATattccaatttcttttttttttatagcttgttTTAAGTAATTGTAGTACTACAATACACATGATGTTACAGTGTATATAGTATACTATTAAGTGCTCAGCAACTCATTCTTATTTTCACAGATTGAAGAACTATCTGGAATTAAGATCTTCAGATGCAATGCACCGATCTACTTTGCCaacatggatttttttaaagATCGTCTGAAGGCAATTGTAAGTTTTTAAGCCACTTAAAAATGTCAACaccttaaaatgtataaatctggTTGAAACTGATTTGTAAAATTGCTTAAACCTTTCAGGTGGGATTTGATGCAGTCAGAGTGTTTAGAAAGAGAAATAAAGCACTGAAGATGATTCAGAAGCTTATCAAAAAGGGGAAGTTAAGATCCACAAAGGTGCAGTACAATTTCCTAAACATGATTCTTCATtgactgtatgaaaaaaaaaatggcctaatgtaaaaataaaaaatactaaatgtaatgtgtttggtTAAGAACACTAACCAAAACTGTTTTGCccctaattatatatttattacaaattgTGTGTTTTCCTTTAGCAAACCCattctgtgttatttaaaacatgtttttttggggATGTAGTACTGAACTTTGTCTTTAGCATAACACTGCAAATTGTTTGTGACCTTTACTAGATTATGTGTTTGGTGGTTAAGGTGCTTGTATTTAAAAGTAGCCAAGCCCTAGTAATGGATTATTTTTCTCAATGGTAGAATGGTGTGCTGACAGATCTGGGTGTGGATAACAAAGCTTTTGAAAGTGATCCAGAGCAGGAACCAGAAGAGGCAGAAGATGTTGAAGTGCCCACGAAGGAGGTGGAAATCCAAGTGGACTGGAACTCTGACCTTCCACTGAAAGTGATCGTGCCCAAAGTTACCATTCACAGCCTCATCATCGATTTTGGTGCAGTCTCCTTCCTTGATGTGGTATCAGTCAAGGGCTTGAAATTGGTATGTAAATCATTCATGGTTTGAAACTTGTGAGTTTGCCCAAATACAATTCAATGCTACCAAAATATTGTAGCCAGCTAATTATGGGTTTTAAGCAACCAATGTGCAGTATGATAAATGAATGTGGCTATTGTCGTGCAGTAGCCTCAAGCTGTAGCACAGAAGCTTTTTTTAGCTCCACGCAGCTTCTCCGGTCATgccccttcttcttcttcttcttcttcttagggATTGTTGGCACATGCCATCTAAATGGAGATGATGAGCACCCTCTGCctttatatatgtacattttcTTCCCTTGTATTTTCTCCCATTTCCCTatacttttttgtaattttttcatgaggcaggagccaggcctgtGTAAAGGAACTACTAGAATAAAGAAAAAGTGCTTGTGACTTAATAATAcaataggggtttccccttgactactctgAGAACCGGCCTCGCAGAGGTGAGGCTTAACCAATTAAATTTCTAAGTGAAATTATTAGCTCGGAACTTGGCAGCAAGCTTTGCTGTCTGAAGGGGGAGACTGGCACGtgtgcaaatgaatagattagcatgagaatggaaaacaaaatatagttAAGTTATTTGACTGGGGGTCCGCTCTGGCCAGAGGGAAACCTTCCTCTCTGAGGGTGATGCGACATAATCAACCTCTAAGGTttggaagtgagcttcacttgaccccaaatatatatatatatatatatatatatatatatatatatatatatatatatatatatatatatatatatatatatacctttttttgtGGGAGGAAGCCTCTGATTGTCCTGGCGGAGAGATAGCCAGGCATGCTAGCAATACTTTGTTTAGTGGAATAATATCAAGCAGAGAAGAGCAAATGTAAGACTCCACCACTGAGGAAGGACCGGTTGATTTTAACGTTGGCTACTGAGGTTACTAACCCTATACAGATGAATGGGACAATGCGGTTCGGGAGGAAGGACAGCTTAGAATGAGCTGAAGACAAAAGATTGTGAATGTATGACTTTAGTTGAAAACCAGTTCACTTTGGAGGAATAGGTAGAGGGAAAGGTTGAGCTGAGGGAGCCAGAGGTCTGAATTGAGCAATCTTGAGGAATGATGCAAATCTTTTCCCAGGAGTAAAAGAAGGTTCAGTTTAGAAATGGAGTTGTTGATCTAAAAAGATTGAATGAGAGAGCGAATGCATTCCAGTTTATCAGGAGGCAGTCAGGCTTCAAATCAAATAGTATCCAAAGTTATTCCTAGGAACtcaagagactgaactggaccAATTGTTTTCTCTTCTGAGAGGGGGACGCCGACTGCTGAGAAGAGAGACCTGAGTTCTAAGATTGCTTTCGCTAGAGAGGCTGATGGAGGAGATATAAGGAGAAAGTCGgccaataattattttattaatttctttattggAATAGATTATTTTGTTGGTATAGTTAGTCCCTTTATTCAATCCGAACCTCTCGATTAGCTCAATTACTTCCCTAGCAATGTGTCTTCTGTTACATAGCCCAGCTGCTTCattaaaggcacacatgcacccaAGAACCAACGACATGGTCTCCCTGCATATACCACCATTGAGTAATTTATAGTTATAGATGAAATAGTTATAGATGATTGTATAGTTTTTCCTGTATCACATGAGACAGACAGCTCTTCCTATTGATAAACTATAAAAGActaaatcatgttttgtttttcttccaatATTGCAGGTTGTGAAAGAATTCATGCGGATAGATGTAAATGTGTACATAGCAGGATATGATGGTATGTACCAAAAGATACCACCAGGTGGACAGTTTACAAAAGGTTATACCAAAAAAgataaactacaaacaaaacagctaacaaaaaaaaaaaaaaaaagcatgttcagctttttgtcatgtttactggtccttgtttttttttatattgtgtattttttttgctcATCCTCTGACCCTGACCCAGTACTCTGTATGACCCTTTGATCTACTAACAGAATGAAAACTAATACAAGTGCATTACCAGCGCTAATCATTTATAGTGTTCATTTATGATCATTGCAAATcggattttttaattattattattcagttgaTTGGCACGGGCTatgtacagaaaaaaaggaaaacctatATTCCATGTTGATGACAGTACATCGTCTCTTTTATAGATGAAATTATCCAGAAAATGGAAGCTTGTGGCTTTTTTGATGACACCGTAAAGAAAGACATTCTGTTCCTGACTATTCATGACGCTGTCCTCTTCATTCAGATGAAAGCTTTGTATGGCAACGTTGAAGATCCAATATTTGAGAAGGTAGGGTTCTTATCAGTCTTGATCACTCGGTAGGCAGAACAATTGCCTGTGATTCAGAAGATTACTGGTGAGAATTCTGTCACAATTCTTGGGATGGTTGGGGAGAGTGTGGATTGGTACAGATTCTTAATTTCCAGTCAATGAAGCCAGTAGTTTCAGTTTGTATGCTCTGCACAGTGAATgaggagtgtggcagagcaaagctctgccctttttaaattggcagggacggggttaatttcccctacctgcctgggtttattatgttcaggtggctggggttgattagttgattaggttaattaacgatcaatcagcgcccagccacctgacaaaaggaggcctctgcttctcatttggaggaaggagttgaggaagcaggttggtgttttgttggttgtgattttttaattttctaaatccattgaaggcattgccca
This window encodes:
- the LOC121319804 gene encoding pendrin-like, with translation MDLPPDQNYCVARPVYSKPSFEEDNETKARVPKTIQERFKKSCSCSAKRAKDITKGLLPILDWLPKYKIKEWLLKDIISGISTGLVATLQGLAYALLASVPPIYGLYAAFFQFVTYFFMGTSRHISIGPFPVTSLMLGSIVLAMAPDENFKIKGNSTGLNGTTLDVAAMNEYRVLVSNTATVLMGILLLIMGIFQIGFLVRYLSDPLVGGFTTAAAFQVVVSQVKLVLSVPTKNYNGVLSVIYTIVDIFRNIGKTNIADLIAGLLTIIIVMSVKEVNDRFKHKIPVPIPIELFVTIVATGISYAVDLETKYHAAIVKDIPKGFLPPQPPDVSMFADIIGSCFSTAVVGYAVAVSVAKVYSIKHDYQIDGNQELVSFGVSNIFGGSFSGFFGCTALSRSAVQESTGGQTQIAGFLSALIVFIVIVALGNLLEPLQKSVLAAIVIANLKGMFMQVLDVPRLWRQNKTDSIIWVVTCAASIILGLDLGLLAGLVFELATVVIRTQFPTCAALGNVPGTDIYKNIKDYKNIEELSGIKIFRCNAPIYFANMDFFKDRLKAIVGFDAVRVFRKRNKALKMIQKLIKKGKLRSTKNGVLTDLGVDNKAFESDPEQEPEEAEDVEVPTKEVEIQVDWNSDLPLKVIVPKVTIHSLIIDFGAVSFLDVVSVKGLKLVVKEFMRIDVNVYIAGYDDEIIQKMEACGFFDDTVKKDILFLTIHDAVLFIQMKALYGNVEDPIFEKISLMKESKEPLSFPETDELEEHQGAIYKLAS